A window of Fusarium falciforme chromosome 1, complete sequence genomic DNA:
TCAAGATGATAATTCGGATGTAGAGTTAGGACCCGCTGCCGGCCACGCATCGCGGCTCCAATGCGTTAGCCGTACCAGTCAAGAGCCGTCCCGATCGCGCCGACACCACCTTAGTTTCCTCGGTAGAATCACAGTGTGCAGTCGTGCATGTAAGCCAGCGCCGGAGAGCTGCCGGCGGACTCGGTGGCAACCCATCGACCTGCCTAGGGAGGGGAAGCATCGCGGCAGTGACCAACGGAGGTTACTGgagctacctacctaggtcTAGCTAGGTagctaggtaggtagctGTAGCTGCCGGGGTCCCTCAGAGCAAGCGTTCGTCTTGTTTCTGCTTCAGCAACGGGACCCAACAGTCAGGGCCGGGCATGTGCCCCAGAAGGCCTTACTCGTAAACCGGTAAAAGACCGTGAAACCAATTCAACCGCGACTCAATATTAACCAACAGTCGCTTATTAGTCCGGTGCGGTGGCATGGCGTCCTGGGGTTTCCCCGGGCCGGTCGTTGTGATTGGTGCGGGAGTCGAGATGCAGACTGTGGTACAGCCTCCGAATCATGCCCCCATCCACATCGAGGTAAACCCCACAGAGTACCACCGAGTGGGAAGGCGTGGGAGCAGACTGGCGCGCTGGATCTCAAGAGGCCCTTGTCTGTCGTCCTGACGTGGGGAACTCGAGATTTGCCATGCAACCAAACATATACCGATGGCAGCGCGCATGACCCCAAATTTTTCTCCGTGTAGGAAGGGCAAATGTTTAAAAGGATCCTTTGAGCCTCGTCCAGTCCGGCTGGGTTGATCACTTCTCCTCGCGCTCTGCTTCCAACCTCGAATCCAGACACCGGTATCACGACCAGGTCCAACCGCAGACGAGACAGACCCGAACTACACAAATCCATCATGAGCCCCTCAGCAGTCGATGCCCCCGCGACCGCGGACGTCAAGACGACCTTCAAACCCAACATTGGTGTCTACACAAACCCCAACCATGACCTCTGGGTGAACGCCGCTGAGCCCAGCGCCGAGAGCGTCAAGTCCGGCGCCGACCTGAAGCAGGGCGAGGTCAGTGTTGCTATCCGAAGCACTGGTATCTGCGGGTAAGTAATCCTCGTCTTCTCGACCCCGCCTCGCCCGGGAATTGGTTGCTCACCAGGGTATAGCTCCGATGTTCACTTCTGGCATGCTGGTTGCATTGGCCCTATGATCGTCGAGGGTGACCACATCCTTGGCCACGAGTCTGCCGGCGAGGTTGTCGCTGTGCACCCCTCCGTCACCCATCTCAAGGTGGGCGACAGGGTCGCCGTCGAGCCCAACATCCCCTGCGGTACCTGCGAGCCTTGCCTCACTGGCCGATACAATGGTTGCGAGACTGTCCAGTTCCTCTCCACCCCTCCCGTCCCCGGCATGCTTCGCCGATACATCAACCACCCTGCCGTCTGGTGCCACAAGATTGGAAACATGTCGTATGAGAACGGTGCCATGCTCGAGCCCCTCAGCGTTGCCCTGGCTGGCATGCAGAGAGCCCAGGTTTCCTTGGGAGACCCCGTCCTGATCTGCGGTGCTGGTCCCATCGGCTTGATCACTCTGCTCTGCTCCGCCGCTGCTGGTGCCTCACCCATCGTCATCACTGATATCTCTGAGAGCCGATTGGCGTTTGCCAAGGAGCTCTGCCCTCGAGTCATCACCCACAAGGTCGAGAGGCTGTCTGCTGAGGATTCCGCAAAGGCCATTGTCAACTCGTTTGGCGGCGTTGAGCCCACCATTGCCCTCGAGTGCACTGGTGTTGAGAGCAGCATTGCGGCTGCTATCTGGTCGGTCAAGTTCGGCGGCAaggtcttcatcatcggtgTTGGAAAGAACGAGATCAACATCCCCTTCATGCGCGCCAGTGTGCGCGAGGTTGATATTCAGCTGCAGTACCGATACTGCAACACCTGGCCTCGGGCCATTCGTCTGGTGGAGAGCGGTGTAATTGACCTGTCCAAGCTGGTCACCCACCGTTTCAAGCTGGAGGATGCGCTCAAGGCCTTTGAGACCTCGGCCGATCCCAAGAGCGGGTCGATCAAGGTCATGATCCAGAGCTTGGATTAGACAACGAAGTGATAATTATAAACGGGGTGCTTGGCGTATGTATTTGAGGTTGAGGCGTGTGTTTGGGGCTTGCTTGTAGAAGATGGCCTCTCTTTTTTGGGTTTTAGAAACACGAGAACAATGAAAAATTGAATCAAGTCTCGTTCTTCAATTGCTGAATGGAGATCATTTTGTGAATGCTGTCATGGTCGCGCACCGAATTTCATATGCAGTTGAATGTTGTGAAAGGGAAAAGAACACAATGGTGATTGCTGTATTTAACGTCCCCTCAGTCTGAGTATGAGCCGGCGGCTATCAATCGGATCTGGCAAGAGTGAGGCATCGCTGTTATTGCCGCTCGTCCAGGACTGCCGCACAGtcccaaaacggcttagcGCCACCACATTCGGCTCAACCACCACCCAGCGAGTTCTCCCGagctttttttctccctCAGACGACCTCGCCCACGACCACGATCAGCCTCGACTCCATCAATTGACCACCCGCCGCAGGTCTCATCACCCCACGGAGCTCCGACACCGATCCCACGAGGCTTCTCGAATCCCTCATCGTCACCTCCGCCACCATGTCGTCGCTCGCCCGTCCCATGCTCCGCTCGCCGGCCCTCCGCGTCGCCGCCCGACGCTTCGAGAGCACCGCCGCCCAGAAGGCTGCCGAGGCCACCAAGAACACCGCTGCCCGGGCTCAGGAGGGTCTGTCGCGCGTCACATCTGCTGCCGGCCCGGCCATTGCTGGTGCCGCCAAGGGTGCTGCCAATGCCCTGAGCAAGGTCGGCGGGCGAACGGGCAAGGTCATCAGCTTCGTTGAGCGTATGTCTGCCACGGCATTCAATCGCAGCGTGGGGAATTGGATGCTGACAAACTGAACAGGACAAGTTCCCTTTGTGGTTTACTACTCCAAGGTTGCCCTCGAGGTTGGCAAGATTGTGTTCCACGGCCAGAAGATGAGCCCTCCGTAAGGCCCCCCCCTCAATTGTCCCGCAAATATTGGGCGGGACAGCCGGCTAACGCGCATCCGACAGCAACATTGCCACTTTCCAGACCACCTACCAGAACCTCCTCAAGACCATCCAGACCCGGGGCCTCATCCAGTCCTCCCAGAACGTCATCCAGCAGGTACGGAATATCGGCCCTGCTCAGGTCGCCGCTGGCGGCGTCGTCCTTGCCGAGGTTCTGGGCTTCTT
This region includes:
- a CDS encoding L-arabinitol 4-dehydrogenase; protein product: MSPSAVDAPATADVKTTFKPNIGVYTNPNHDLWVNAAEPSAESVKSGADLKQGEVSVAIRSTGICGSDVHFWHAGCIGPMIVEGDHILGHESAGEVVAVHPSVTHLKVGDRVAVEPNIPCGTCEPCLTGRYNGCETVQFLSTPPVPGMLRRYINHPAVWCHKIGNMSYENGAMLEPLSVALAGMQRAQVSLGDPVLICGAGPIGLITLLCSAAAGASPIVITDISESRLAFAKELCPRVITHKVERLSAEDSAKAIVNSFGGVEPTIALECTGVESSIAAAIWSVKFGGKVFIIGVGKNEINIPFMRASVREVDIQLQYRYCNTWPRAIRLVESGVIDLSKLVTHRFKLEDALKAFETSADPKSGSIKVMIQSLD